In the Haloferula helveola genome, one interval contains:
- a CDS encoding glycosyltransferase family 4 protein → MEISSPRVLMLGWEFPPALTGGLGVACEGLVGALGSMVPLRLWLPGMASGSGGAEVSPLDPYAGGGGAYGSDLAQRVKSFAEWAADRADAGEFDVIHAHDWMTIPAAWAVRGKTGRPMILHLHSLEFDRAGSGGSGWIRRIEQTGMRTADRVVVVSRYMAEVCVREYGIGPRRLEVVHNGVTPVETWKVDTGSPKLLFVGRFTDQKSPEVFVRMAERVARRIPEATFVMAGDGELLDPMRRLAAELGLAGRIRFPGFLQRGQLNAELATTSLLCLPSRSEPFGLVALEAAQFGVPTVAFPQCGATEVLASSEIVKKPGPDAMADAVCELLSDPERLAGRGRQARAEAADSTWACAAERFLRIYRSLSNGLQNSG, encoded by the coding sequence ATGGAGATTTCGAGCCCGCGGGTCCTGATGCTTGGGTGGGAGTTCCCCCCGGCACTGACCGGGGGGCTGGGTGTGGCGTGCGAAGGATTGGTCGGGGCGCTCGGATCGATGGTTCCGTTGCGGCTGTGGTTGCCGGGCATGGCCAGTGGTAGCGGGGGTGCGGAGGTGTCGCCATTGGATCCCTACGCTGGCGGGGGCGGGGCCTACGGGAGTGATTTGGCCCAGCGCGTGAAGAGTTTCGCGGAGTGGGCGGCGGATCGCGCCGATGCGGGTGAGTTTGATGTGATCCATGCCCACGACTGGATGACGATCCCGGCGGCGTGGGCGGTGCGGGGAAAGACGGGGCGCCCAATGATTCTTCATCTCCACTCGCTGGAGTTCGACCGGGCGGGCTCCGGTGGGAGCGGATGGATCCGGCGGATCGAGCAGACAGGGATGAGAACCGCCGACCGGGTGGTGGTGGTCAGCCGCTACATGGCGGAAGTCTGTGTGCGCGAATACGGGATCGGGCCAAGGCGGCTTGAAGTGGTTCACAACGGAGTGACTCCGGTGGAAACTTGGAAGGTGGATACCGGATCTCCCAAGCTGCTGTTTGTCGGCCGATTCACCGATCAGAAGTCACCCGAGGTGTTCGTGAGGATGGCGGAGCGAGTGGCGAGGCGGATTCCCGAAGCGACCTTCGTCATGGCAGGCGATGGTGAGTTGCTCGATCCGATGCGCCGGCTTGCGGCGGAACTCGGTCTCGCCGGCCGGATCCGCTTTCCCGGTTTCCTACAGCGCGGTCAGCTGAATGCAGAATTGGCGACCACGAGTCTGCTCTGTTTGCCGTCTCGGTCCGAACCGTTCGGATTGGTAGCGCTTGAAGCGGCTCAATTCGGCGTGCCGACCGTAGCTTTTCCTCAGTGTGGTGCGACCGAAGTCCTTGCCTCTTCAGAGATCGTGAAGAAACCCGGGCCCGACGCGATGGCGGATGCCGTTTGCGAGTTACTCTCCGATCCGGAACGGCTTGCTGGCCGGGGCAGGCAAGCTCGGGCCGAAGCCGCCGATTCGACTTGGGCCTGTGCCGCGGAGCGGTTCCTCAGGATCTACAGAAGCCTGTCAAATGGCCTGCAGAACTCCGGTTGA